A single Pseudoalteromonas phenolica DNA region contains:
- a CDS encoding Ig-like domain-containing protein: MKNVTHLFCLLLISLLFGCGSEKSSEQPIPNSSNSDGVQGTPFSKQIYSFSYKRMVKGNTFRKSRLVSEDFMNAKAQINTPQRGDTIRGNITVTAEQIEDEEGIKKIWLGFSQSDKAFLICSENCTSPYQLFETGINPHNFNQSPGSIQLQIWVEDLQGNVSLAQSQQINWLPEKVIMRESIREDDSVTLNWLASSSILRYNAYLSESPIDELADFILTKPNQRMISITNNSHVFEKLSARKNYYARVTGIDGSGESAFSENILISAQEVIFPIAVNDEFQIEQFESLSGNLLANDQDNGLSPIILELTPVIAPEYGELTLFENGDFTYTPQNNFSGLDSFKYRIINPQGLTSEAIVTITIKQINTAPVALFNEFLVSANSEFRNTSNALILNDIDFDGGQLSINTLPVKDVEHGTLILDNSGSFSYTPEEGFIGEDTFIYQLQDGQGGEDTGEVKLTVVEEVIQPVHVSVNDDYLLNEDEVLSIDAPGILVNDIGKNLQSYNLTISQITMNGVLELSPSGSFRYFPDENFYGSDYFIYEVENAEGVTTSAFVLLKINAVNDAPVTQDDDISVSQNQSISIAVLANDYDVDSEIDRASLQVVEQAKHGDVKLNLETGTIEYKSAVDFRGQDSFSYVVYDTEGVESNTSTVFIDVTGPNKSPIATNDSAETQQDTPIEISILGNDTDIDGTIDLNTVKLVTEPLNGTATFSVELSKIIYIPNSDFHGTDVLTYSFKDNEGASSNEATVTITVSRINKPPIAMDDSFDVDDGTTLELNILQNDSDTDGTINSSTLEILNTVQYGDLEVLSNGNVLYTNTDRSTALDSFTYRFKDNEDAFSNSATVTIEIIIHDTSPLTETDSATTFKNQSINLNVLSNDDFLGVPTSESPVVIENQPSNGVVTIVNQNGEVSYTPTFNYIGYDTFSYRAVNSDGESSDPTSVSILVNNKNYPPVIEALTVDITTESNNGDVIAAIQASDPDDDEVSFELMGEYAMLFTISSSGLVTINDIETIMANGDAQYVVITKVCDQVEPPLCSESSLTVNVEQILPTEIVVVNTEYANSGIASVNLRSSFESHEVGEAIALADESMLITSGVGHYDELQGRNIHRAVITKITPFGEIDTSFANEGVFETDLGILVDGLPQNILGQNLAFDDINKLIYVSGYIDKGDSQDLFIMRLTESGQLDTSFANSGYYFEASESGDKASSVDLIIESNSLVALINIENGTLTESRLLRLNLDSYSVSHSLDIAVDIGSEAEGLEVLSETQYMVFGQTTNANNNLDIYLAKINIADLSLDNSFQNSGYMQLDLSNENVDNRIKALVVLPDNKLMLTGDHLTVFGDYVTPDKYSLFLIKIDQTGDFDTAFNGTGYRVYDEEELPTLDEEDLLSFNAQGVDLKVASESVFVTINREIYSNNKAVQVIKVGLDSEIDLSWNSPNAGITAFDLDGVRSNGMLAVDAGYILYGQNHNNIGYNFYTSQWLAKVSLSGEFDSVYGYEGQSTINSSSSEEYVIGSSKQSNGDLLLAGHTLSWQNERVPYVYSIDYTGKENKSFGVLGLSLPNLISDANSTSITVNDDDSIFLIGNEGESTAFISKLTPSGLSDNLYAYGNNASFIYSSEFSAQSIEPIQIHQLETQEQLVLSNVFDGCINKSIGVYLSPLGENQSDFLFEPPAGYECLSNAFKLDKVHVEDTSTFGIGTDGQSYAAPRIVMVNVDSSGNLVSEFGEAGISTINVGTLQEQNLTVNGYLRELDGSFYIYGRSSIDNFIVKVNSLGEVDSSFATNGIFKFSDYSNDFVEIKKILFGSQDRLILFSQSSTSNGIYISRLLNGTDQGSIDTQLNEVGYQELSIDIDSELIDVQYHIDNSSFLFVLQDSLQKRIAVAAILITEQ; this comes from the coding sequence ATGAAAAATGTCACTCACCTATTTTGTCTTTTACTAATTTCTTTACTTTTCGGTTGCGGTAGTGAGAAGAGTTCAGAGCAACCCATACCTAATTCAAGTAATTCTGATGGCGTTCAGGGCACTCCTTTTAGCAAGCAAATATATTCTTTTTCTTACAAAAGAATGGTCAAAGGTAATACCTTTAGAAAATCTCGACTCGTGTCTGAAGACTTCATGAATGCGAAAGCACAAATTAATACCCCACAAAGAGGTGACACTATAAGGGGAAATATCACAGTCACAGCAGAGCAAATTGAAGATGAGGAGGGGATAAAAAAAATTTGGTTAGGCTTTTCACAAAGCGATAAAGCATTTCTTATATGCAGCGAAAATTGCACATCGCCTTATCAACTTTTTGAAACAGGCATAAATCCACACAATTTCAATCAATCACCGGGTTCAATACAACTACAAATTTGGGTAGAGGATTTACAAGGGAATGTATCTTTAGCACAAAGCCAACAGATCAACTGGTTACCTGAAAAAGTCATCATGCGTGAAAGCATTAGGGAAGATGACTCAGTCACATTAAATTGGTTAGCATCATCAAGCATATTACGATACAACGCTTATTTGTCTGAATCGCCCATAGATGAACTTGCAGACTTTATTCTGACTAAGCCAAACCAACGTATGATATCCATCACTAACAATTCGCATGTGTTTGAGAAGCTATCCGCGAGAAAAAACTATTATGCGAGAGTGACAGGTATCGATGGTAGTGGTGAGAGTGCCTTTAGTGAAAATATACTCATCTCGGCACAAGAAGTTATTTTTCCAATTGCTGTAAATGATGAATTTCAAATTGAACAATTTGAGTCATTAAGTGGAAATTTGCTTGCAAACGACCAAGATAATGGTCTGTCTCCAATAATATTAGAACTTACGCCAGTAATTGCCCCTGAGTATGGTGAGTTAACCTTATTTGAAAATGGTGATTTCACCTATACGCCACAAAATAACTTTTCTGGCTTGGATAGTTTTAAATATAGAATCATAAATCCACAAGGCCTTACATCTGAGGCGATAGTAACGATTACAATAAAGCAAATTAATACAGCCCCTGTTGCATTATTCAATGAGTTTCTAGTTTCTGCAAACAGTGAATTCCGTAACACTTCAAACGCACTCATACTCAATGATATTGATTTTGATGGGGGGCAATTATCTATCAATACTTTACCAGTTAAAGATGTTGAACATGGTACTTTGATCTTAGATAACTCAGGATCATTTAGCTATACACCTGAAGAAGGGTTTATTGGTGAAGATACGTTTATTTATCAACTTCAAGATGGGCAAGGGGGAGAAGACACTGGTGAAGTAAAACTTACTGTAGTTGAAGAAGTAATCCAACCTGTTCACGTGAGTGTTAATGATGATTATTTACTAAATGAAGATGAGGTATTGAGTATTGATGCACCTGGTATTTTAGTTAACGACATTGGGAAAAACTTACAGTCATATAATTTAACAATATCACAAATCACTATGAATGGAGTTTTAGAGCTATCCCCATCTGGTTCATTTAGGTATTTTCCAGATGAGAATTTTTATGGCTCAGATTATTTTATTTACGAAGTTGAAAACGCTGAAGGGGTAACAACATCAGCGTTTGTATTACTCAAGATCAATGCCGTTAATGATGCACCTGTAACTCAAGATGATGATATATCGGTCAGTCAAAATCAGTCTATCTCAATAGCTGTCTTAGCAAATGACTATGACGTTGACAGTGAAATAGATAGAGCAAGCTTACAGGTCGTCGAGCAAGCCAAACATGGTGATGTGAAATTGAACTTAGAAACAGGCACGATTGAATATAAAAGTGCCGTAGATTTTAGGGGACAAGATAGCTTTAGTTATGTTGTTTATGATACTGAGGGGGTAGAGTCAAATACCTCAACAGTATTTATTGATGTAACTGGTCCAAATAAATCACCTATAGCAACGAATGATAGCGCTGAGACTCAACAAGACACACCGATTGAAATTAGTATTCTAGGTAATGATACAGATATTGATGGCACTATTGATTTGAATACCGTCAAGCTTGTGACTGAACCACTAAATGGCACAGCAACTTTTTCTGTTGAACTAAGTAAAATAATTTATATACCCAACTCGGACTTTCATGGTACAGATGTTTTAACTTATAGCTTTAAAGATAATGAAGGTGCTTCATCAAATGAAGCCACAGTAACAATTACTGTGAGTAGAATTAACAAGCCGCCCATAGCCATGGACGATAGTTTTGACGTGGATGACGGAACCACGCTTGAGCTGAATATACTGCAAAACGATTCAGATACAGATGGCACTATTAACAGTTCAACACTAGAAATTTTAAACACTGTGCAATATGGTGATTTAGAGGTGTTATCGAATGGCAATGTGTTATACACAAATACTGACCGTAGCACAGCATTAGATAGTTTTACATATCGATTTAAAGATAATGAAGACGCATTTTCAAATAGTGCGACTGTGACAATAGAGATTATCATTCATGACACTTCTCCACTCACTGAAACTGATAGTGCTACCACATTTAAAAATCAATCAATAAATTTAAATGTGTTATCAAATGATGATTTTTTAGGAGTTCCTACATCTGAAAGTCCTGTAGTTATTGAAAATCAACCAAGTAACGGTGTAGTAACAATCGTTAACCAAAACGGAGAGGTTAGCTATACACCAACATTTAACTATATTGGTTACGATACGTTTAGTTACAGAGCAGTAAACAGTGATGGAGAGAGCTCTGACCCAACCAGTGTTTCAATTCTTGTTAATAACAAAAACTATCCACCGGTTATTGAGGCTTTGACTGTGGATATCACAACAGAGTCAAACAATGGAGATGTCATTGCTGCGATACAAGCGTCAGATCCTGATGATGACGAAGTTTCTTTCGAATTGATGGGCGAGTATGCAATGTTATTTACTATTAGTAGCTCTGGATTAGTCACGATAAACGATATTGAAACAATCATGGCTAATGGTGACGCACAATACGTTGTGATAACAAAAGTATGTGATCAAGTAGAACCGCCATTATGCAGCGAATCAAGCTTGACTGTAAATGTAGAACAAATATTACCAACTGAAATTGTGGTGGTTAACACTGAATATGCAAACTCAGGGATCGCTTCAGTAAACTTACGTTCATCCTTTGAAAGCCATGAGGTGGGTGAAGCAATTGCACTTGCGGATGAAAGTATGCTTATTACTTCTGGAGTGGGTCATTATGATGAGCTACAGGGACGAAATATCCATAGAGCTGTAATTACAAAAATAACACCTTTTGGAGAAATAGATACAAGCTTTGCAAATGAAGGGGTATTTGAGACTGATTTAGGTATTTTAGTTGATGGACTTCCTCAAAATATATTAGGACAAAACCTAGCCTTTGATGACATCAATAAACTTATCTATGTTTCTGGATATATAGATAAAGGTGATTCACAAGATTTATTTATAATGAGGCTAACAGAGAGTGGACAACTCGATACTAGTTTCGCAAATTCTGGGTACTATTTTGAGGCATCAGAGTCAGGTGACAAAGCTTCATCTGTAGATTTAATAATTGAATCAAACTCTTTAGTTGCACTAATCAATATTGAAAATGGTACGTTAACCGAAAGCCGGCTACTTCGACTTAATTTAGACAGTTATTCAGTTTCGCACAGTCTTGATATTGCCGTTGACATAGGTAGTGAGGCCGAAGGTTTGGAAGTATTATCTGAAACTCAATATATGGTGTTTGGTCAGACTACCAATGCAAATAATAACTTAGATATTTATTTAGCTAAAATTAACATCGCTGATCTATCTTTAGATAACAGCTTTCAAAATTCGGGTTATATGCAGCTTGATTTATCGAACGAAAATGTTGATAACAGAATCAAAGCACTCGTTGTTTTACCTGATAACAAATTGATGCTTACAGGAGACCATTTAACTGTATTTGGTGACTACGTAACACCCGATAAATATAGCTTATTTCTGATAAAAATTGATCAAACTGGTGACTTTGATACTGCATTTAACGGTACTGGTTATCGTGTATATGATGAAGAAGAATTGCCCACGTTAGATGAAGAGGATTTATTAAGTTTTAACGCACAAGGTGTTGATCTGAAAGTAGCTTCGGAATCAGTTTTTGTCACTATTAACAGAGAGATATATAGTAATAACAAAGCGGTTCAGGTAATTAAGGTCGGTTTAGATAGTGAAATAGACTTGAGCTGGAACTCTCCTAATGCTGGCATAACTGCATTTGACCTTGATGGTGTTCGAAGTAATGGTATGTTAGCGGTGGATGCAGGTTATATATTATACGGACAAAATCATAATAATATTGGGTATAACTTTTATACCAGTCAATGGCTTGCAAAAGTCTCTTTATCTGGTGAATTTGACAGTGTGTATGGCTACGAAGGTCAATCTACAATAAATTCGTCTTCATCAGAAGAGTATGTAATAGGTAGCAGTAAACAAAGTAACGGTGACTTATTATTAGCTGGGCACACACTGAGCTGGCAGAATGAACGAGTACCTTATGTTTACAGCATAGATTATACAGGCAAGGAAAATAAATCCTTCGGTGTTCTAGGGTTGAGTTTACCTAATTTAATTTCTGATGCTAACTCAACGTCGATAACAGTAAACGATGATGATTCAATATTTTTAATTGGTAATGAAGGCGAGAGTACGGCATTTATTTCTAAATTGACTCCTTCTGGCTTAAGTGACAACTTATATGCATACGGTAACAATGCCAGTTTTATTTATTCCTCAGAGTTTTCTGCTCAATCAATAGAGCCAATTCAAATACATCAACTAGAAACTCAAGAGCAGCTTGTTTTAAGTAATGTTTTCGATGGATGCATAAATAAATCTATAGGTGTTTATTTATCTCCATTAGGAGAGAATCAATCCGACTTTTTGTTCGAACCGCCAGCAGGTTATGAGTGTTTATCCAATGCCTTTAAGTTAGATAAAGTTCATGTTGAAGACACCAGTACTTTCGGTATTGGTACTGATGGTCAGTCTTATGCAGCTCCTCGTATCGTTATGGTCAATGTAGATAGTTCAGGAAATTTGGTTTCAGAATTTGGTGAGGCTGGTATTTCAACAATTAATGTCGGAACATTGCAAGAACAAAACTTAACTGTTAACGGTTATTTACGCGAGTTAGATGGAAGTTTTTATATTTATGGGCGATCTTCTATTGACAATTTTATTGTAAAGGTAAATAGCTTAGGAGAAGTAGATTCCTCTTTTGCTACTAATGGCATTTTTAAGTTTAGTGATTACAGTAACGATTTTGTAGAAATTAAGAAGATACTTTTTGGTTCACAGGATAGATTAATACTGTTTTCTCAATCTTCAACAAGCAATGGAATTTATATATCTAGATTACTTAATGGAACTGATCAAGGTTCTATAGACACCCAATTAAACGAAGTCGGTTACCAAGAACTAAGTATCGATATAGATTCAGAACTTATAGATGTTCAGTACCATATTGATAACAGTAGTTTCTTGTTTGTTTTACAAGACTCTTTACAAAAAAGAATAGCTGTAGCTGCTATCCTTATAACAGAGCAGTAA
- a CDS encoding FAD-dependent oxidoreductase — protein MLEAPLELKNTRLRNRLVMGSMHTGLEEGWSNRKKLAAFYEERAKGGTGLIITGGYSPNVRGKLTPFASSFNTVFDVIKHKAYTDAVHKHDGKICLQLLHAGRYAYHPFSVAPSALKAPITPFKPKAMSLGQIKATVKSFAKSAKLAEKAGYDGVEIMGSEGYLINEFMAPHTNKRKDSYGGSLENRVRLAKEIVEAVRRQVSDKFMIIFRLSVMDLIPDGSTKDEVEYQAKELVKAGVDIINTGIGWHEARVPTIASMVPAGAFKEASQRLKEWVDVPVIAVNRINTPEIANDILNANQSDLISMARPLLADPEFFNKYKQNKSEQINICIGCNQGCLDHVFKGQRATCLVNPQACYELDYPLEKASKEKNVLVVGAGPAGLSAAIYLAKKGHKVKIIERNNYAGGQFNLAMQVPGKEDFKKTLKYFLQEVERLNINLELNCEYSSDMDSNFDDIVFASGVKPRVASFPCKDGKRVYHYDEVIRGEVEIGDKVAILGAGGIGFDMVAFLQEKPEQSIEEFKAQWGIETEQNHTGPQRQLYMLKRSEGRFGSELGKTTGWIHRQVAKQHNVKQLSECEYLGFDTQGLKINHKGEEQYLDVDTVIACIGQVSNNDIFDKDALPDNHHVIGGAKLAAAIDAKRAIFEALQVARKI, from the coding sequence ATGTTAGAAGCACCATTAGAATTAAAAAATACAAGGTTGCGAAATAGACTCGTTATGGGCTCGATGCATACGGGCTTAGAAGAAGGGTGGTCAAATAGAAAGAAATTAGCTGCATTTTATGAAGAGCGTGCAAAAGGTGGCACAGGTCTAATAATAACAGGTGGATATAGTCCTAATGTTCGCGGCAAATTGACACCATTCGCATCTTCATTTAACACAGTGTTTGATGTCATCAAACACAAAGCCTACACCGATGCTGTTCACAAACATGACGGTAAAATCTGTTTGCAATTACTCCATGCAGGAAGATATGCGTATCACCCTTTTAGTGTAGCACCAAGCGCATTAAAGGCACCAATTACACCATTCAAACCAAAAGCAATGTCTTTAGGGCAAATTAAAGCGACGGTAAAAAGCTTTGCTAAATCTGCAAAACTTGCAGAAAAGGCGGGTTATGATGGCGTTGAAATCATGGGGTCAGAGGGCTATTTAATTAATGAGTTTATGGCGCCACATACTAACAAGCGAAAAGACAGTTATGGTGGTAGTTTAGAAAATAGAGTCAGGCTTGCGAAAGAAATTGTCGAAGCCGTAAGAAGGCAAGTATCTGACAAATTCATGATCATTTTTAGACTTTCTGTAATGGATCTAATTCCTGATGGTTCAACTAAAGATGAAGTCGAATATCAGGCTAAAGAGCTGGTTAAAGCAGGCGTTGATATTATCAACACAGGTATTGGTTGGCATGAAGCCCGAGTACCTACAATCGCAAGTATGGTGCCCGCAGGTGCTTTTAAAGAAGCATCCCAAAGATTGAAAGAATGGGTGGATGTGCCAGTCATCGCTGTGAACCGTATAAATACGCCTGAAATTGCCAATGATATATTAAATGCGAACCAGTCTGATCTTATCTCTATGGCACGCCCTTTGTTGGCTGATCCTGAATTCTTTAATAAGTACAAGCAGAATAAATCAGAACAAATTAACATCTGTATAGGCTGTAACCAAGGGTGTCTAGACCATGTGTTTAAGGGCCAACGTGCAACATGTTTGGTGAACCCTCAAGCTTGTTATGAGCTTGACTATCCATTAGAAAAAGCCTCTAAGGAAAAAAATGTACTAGTTGTGGGTGCCGGTCCAGCAGGTTTGTCAGCGGCGATATATTTAGCTAAAAAAGGTCATAAAGTAAAAATTATAGAGCGAAATAACTATGCGGGCGGGCAGTTCAATCTAGCTATGCAAGTGCCTGGTAAGGAAGATTTTAAAAAGACATTAAAATACTTCTTGCAAGAGGTAGAACGTTTAAATATTAATCTTGAATTAAACTGTGAATACTCATCTGATATGGATAGTAACTTTGATGATATTGTTTTTGCATCGGGGGTTAAACCGCGTGTAGCGAGTTTCCCATGCAAAGATGGCAAACGTGTCTATCACTATGATGAAGTTATTCGCGGTGAGGTTGAAATTGGTGACAAAGTTGCCATTCTAGGTGCTGGTGGTATTGGTTTTGATATGGTTGCATTTCTACAAGAGAAGCCTGAGCAATCCATTGAGGAATTTAAAGCTCAATGGGGCATAGAAACTGAGCAGAATCATACTGGCCCACAAAGACAACTTTATATGCTGAAGCGAAGTGAAGGGCGTTTTGGTTCAGAACTGGGTAAAACCACAGGTTGGATACACAGACAAGTTGCGAAACAACATAATGTCAAACAATTATCAGAGTGCGAATATTTAGGCTTTGATACACAAGGCTTAAAGATTAATCATAAGGGTGAAGAGCAATACTTAGATGTTGATACTGTGATAGCTTGTATTGGCCAGGTATCAAATAATGATATTTTTGATAAAGATGCGTTACCTGATAATCATCATGTGATTGGTGGTGCAAAACTAGCCGCTGCAATCGATGCGAAAAGAGCAATTTTTGAAGCGCTTCAGGTTGCACGAAAAATTTAG
- a CDS encoding tetratricopeptide repeat protein, with the protein MKISKAFNNQKTQEAFRLAEMYFDDLAGIPEFDSLYGQICLKLNKIDEAVFAFERAISEKSDDYSAYYLLALSYAKQNNLNQSEQTLSSLLLLSIPNDLRLNIEETLRFVKNKRQSLDSHISQRISVNLGHDSNVNSGSLDDRVVVSGIEILLDEASLESSDRFARFSYDLYGKWQNTQYDAWRLNFNFSQQTHHRLSQFNRNQANVGFGYEFAKSYYRFNFLGLASVMSLDEATYQQQVGIASSIEYQFLKSWALELNGKASSINNVQNEHLDSEIFELGLGFLYFEKSFLAKVTLLNGKQNADLPIARHYGRDYKAASLYFSYSFSSFHSFVFSSQYKIVEHHDIHPFFLILRDEKMRDASFEWRYNLSRQWQIQTRFSHYKKSSNLAIYEFDRSELYLGASYDF; encoded by the coding sequence TTGAAGATCTCAAAAGCATTTAATAATCAAAAAACACAAGAGGCGTTTAGACTTGCTGAAATGTATTTTGATGACTTAGCAGGCATACCTGAGTTTGATTCTTTATACGGCCAAATTTGCCTTAAATTAAATAAAATTGATGAGGCTGTCTTTGCGTTTGAGAGGGCAATATCAGAAAAGTCTGATGATTATAGTGCTTATTACCTGTTAGCGCTAAGTTACGCAAAACAAAATAACCTCAACCAATCTGAACAAACACTTAGTAGTTTACTTTTACTCTCGATACCAAATGACCTTAGATTGAATATTGAAGAGACTTTACGTTTTGTAAAAAACAAAAGACAAAGTTTAGATTCTCATATAAGTCAGCGTATTTCAGTTAACTTAGGCCATGACTCAAATGTTAATAGTGGATCATTGGACGACAGAGTAGTTGTTTCAGGAATAGAAATTTTATTAGATGAAGCCAGTCTTGAGTCTTCTGATCGGTTTGCTCGATTTAGCTATGACTTATATGGAAAGTGGCAAAATACACAGTACGATGCTTGGCGATTAAACTTTAATTTCTCTCAGCAAACACATCACAGACTTTCTCAGTTTAATAGAAATCAAGCAAATGTTGGTTTCGGATATGAATTCGCAAAATCATATTATCGTTTCAATTTTCTTGGACTCGCTTCAGTCATGTCACTAGATGAGGCAACTTATCAACAACAAGTTGGTATAGCTTCCAGTATAGAGTATCAATTTTTGAAAAGTTGGGCGTTGGAATTAAATGGTAAAGCATCATCCATTAATAATGTTCAAAATGAACATCTAGACAGCGAAATTTTTGAATTAGGTCTAGGTTTTCTATATTTCGAAAAGAGCTTCTTAGCAAAAGTCACTCTTTTAAATGGTAAGCAAAATGCTGATTTACCGATTGCTAGGCACTATGGTCGTGATTACAAAGCTGCTTCTCTATATTTTTCTTATTCCTTTTCTTCTTTTCATTCATTTGTATTTAGTAGTCAATACAAAATAGTCGAGCATCATGATATTCATCCATTCTTTTTAATTTTACGAGATGAAAAAATGCGAGACGCTTCATTTGAATGGCGATATAACTTATCAAGACAATGGCAAATACAAACGCGTTTTAGTCATTACAAAAAGTCTAGCAATTTAGCAATTTATGAATTCGATCGAAGTGAGTTGTACTTAGGGGCTAGTTATGATTTCTAA
- a CDS encoding FecR family protein codes for MISKKQKLYLIAMISFGIFFKNADAQQQQAGKTLLAKGTVEAISLETSEVRSLKRRTPVFKVDKVSTYQKSQAQLKMIDGALLALKENTALHIEEYFLSSEGDKGSVVMELVSGGLRTITGKIKGKSDNYKLKTPVGSIGIRGTHYEVEIVNGELFLAVWDGTIEVSSNILLEPLILGRDGTHAFAKISDAGEVKPLLKPPAELSSLSGQVNKGTDDVKEEVTELVTSVNSEKLNLGLTIQSNQQPLKSEDIKKAFEDTSFLTEEVLDTFATEDTEALLTERKGVIEYSDIEQFAITSSNGTVSDFSMRINVDFDNGTVPLGEMSFSDNDGEWFATFNGLINTNGMQLGVNYASHGQNLADGDIKAQFSDELRKIRGNFSLYEIDNIATTAGGLFVIKEK; via the coding sequence ATGATTTCTAAAAAGCAAAAACTTTATTTAATTGCCATGATTAGTTTTGGGATATTCTTTAAAAACGCGGACGCACAGCAACAGCAAGCAGGAAAAACTTTGCTTGCAAAAGGGACCGTTGAGGCTATCTCTTTAGAAACGTCTGAAGTGAGGAGTTTAAAAAGAAGAACACCAGTATTTAAGGTTGATAAAGTTTCAACATATCAAAAGAGCCAAGCGCAATTGAAAATGATTGATGGTGCTCTATTGGCACTCAAAGAAAATACAGCGCTACATATAGAGGAGTATTTTTTAAGTTCTGAAGGTGATAAGGGCTCTGTCGTGATGGAATTAGTCTCTGGTGGCCTTCGCACAATTACAGGCAAGATAAAAGGTAAGTCTGATAACTACAAATTGAAGACACCAGTAGGAAGTATTGGGATAAGAGGCACGCATTACGAAGTCGAAATAGTAAATGGTGAATTATTTTTGGCAGTTTGGGATGGAACGATAGAAGTATCAAGCAACATACTTTTAGAGCCCCTTATTTTAGGAAGAGACGGTACTCATGCATTCGCAAAAATATCTGATGCTGGTGAGGTTAAGCCGTTATTAAAACCACCAGCAGAGCTGAGTTCACTTTCAGGCCAAGTAAATAAAGGCACAGATGATGTTAAAGAGGAAGTTACGGAATTAGTGACCTCTGTTAATTCCGAAAAATTAAATCTCGGGCTAACTATTCAAAGTAATCAGCAACCTTTGAAGAGTGAAGATATAAAAAAAGCCTTTGAAGACACCAGTTTTTTAACCGAAGAAGTCTTAGACACTTTCGCGACAGAAGATACAGAAGCGTTGTTGACTGAGCGAAAAGGTGTTATCGAATATTCTGATATAGAACAATTTGCTATCACATCAAGTAATGGAACTGTGAGCGACTTCTCAATGCGCATCAATGTAGATTTTGACAATGGCACAGTCCCTTTGGGTGAGATGTCATTCTCGGACAATGACGGCGAATGGTTTGCAACTTTCAATGGCTTAATCAACACAAATGGCATGCAACTCGGTGTTAATTACGCGAGTCATGGGCAAAATTTGGCAGATGGAGATATCAAAGCGCAGTTCAGTGACGAATTAAGGAAAATTAGAGGGAATTTTAGCCTATATGAAATTGACAATATAGCGACCACCGCGGGTGGTTTATTCGTCATTAAAGAGAAGTAG